Proteins from a genomic interval of Deltaproteobacteria bacterium:
- a CDS encoding B12-binding domain-containing radical SAM protein, with the protein MRDILPLLPGPSRFLGNEINAVHKDPDLVRVRIALAFPDLYEVGMSYLGQKILYEQVNARKDFWAERVFAPPIEAAQIFRDRGLPLSTLESHTPLKSLDAVAFSLTHELCYTNVLYMLDLAGIPIRSEDRGEGDPLV; encoded by the coding sequence ATGCGAGACATACTTCCCCTCCTCCCCGGTCCGAGCCGCTTTCTGGGCAACGAGATCAATGCCGTGCACAAGGACCCAGACCTCGTCCGGGTCAGGATCGCTCTGGCATTTCCTGATCTGTACGAGGTTGGCATGTCCTATCTCGGGCAGAAGATCCTCTACGAGCAGGTCAACGCCCGAAAGGATTTCTGGGCTGAGCGGGTCTTTGCTCCACCGATCGAAGCGGCCCAAATATTTCGGGACAGGGGATTACCTCTGTCCACGCTGGAATCCCATACCCCCCTGAAGTCTCTGGACGCCGTGGCCTTCAGTCTGACTCACGAACTCTGTTACACGAACGTCCTGTACATGCTCGATCTGGCCGGGATCCCCATACGCTCTGAGGACAGGGGGGAGGGCGATCCCCTGGTC